The following proteins come from a genomic window of Nocardiopsis sp. YSL2:
- a CDS encoding MGMT family protein: protein MVAAGEAGPDEYSEEVLAVVEDIPSGRVMSYGDIAEYVGRGGPRQVGTVMSTWGGGVPWWRVVRSDGRPPSGHEVRALPHYAAEGTPMRSGGDRVDMRRARWDGHSRG, encoded by the coding sequence ATGGTGGCGGCCGGGGAGGCCGGACCGGACGAGTACTCCGAGGAGGTCCTCGCCGTGGTCGAGGACATTCCGTCCGGGCGCGTGATGAGCTACGGCGACATCGCCGAGTACGTGGGCCGGGGCGGCCCGCGCCAGGTCGGCACCGTGATGTCCACCTGGGGCGGGGGAGTCCCCTGGTGGCGGGTGGTGCGCTCCGACGGGCGACCGCCTTCCGGCCACGAGGTCCGGGCGCTGCCCCACTACGCCGCCGAGGGCACCCCGATGCGCTCCGGCGGCGACCGCGTGGACATGCGCCGGGCCCGATGGGACGGGCACTCACGGGGCTGA
- the moeZ gene encoding adenylyltransferase/sulfurtransferase MoeZ, producing the protein MSLPPLVEPADELTVDEVRRYSRHLIIPDVGMDGQKRLKNAKVLVVGAGGLGSPALLYLAAAGVGTLGIIDFDVVDESNLQRQIIHGQSDVGRPKAESARDSIKEVNPNTEVILHQDRLESDNALEIFADYDLILDGTDNFATRYLVNDAAVLLNKPYVWGSIYRFDGQVSVFWNEYGPQYRDLYPEPPPPGMVPSCAEGGVLGVLCASIGSVMVNEAIKLITGIGDPLVGRLLIFDALEMTWREVKVRKDPDTEPVTELIDYEAFCGAVSEEATEAAAGSTITAGELKDLLDNKPDDVFLVDVREKNEWEIVNIPGAVLIPKGEFLNGKALEQLPQDKRIVLHCKSGVRSAEALAAVHAAGFADAVHVGGGVLAWINQVDPSLPVY; encoded by the coding sequence GTGTCGCTGCCGCCGCTGGTGGAACCAGCCGACGAGCTGACCGTGGACGAGGTGCGCCGCTACTCGCGACACCTGATCATCCCCGACGTGGGCATGGACGGCCAGAAGCGCCTGAAGAACGCGAAGGTGCTGGTCGTCGGCGCGGGCGGCCTGGGCTCCCCGGCGCTGCTCTACCTCGCCGCCGCGGGTGTGGGCACGCTCGGCATCATCGACTTCGACGTCGTGGACGAGTCCAACCTCCAGCGCCAGATCATCCACGGCCAGAGTGACGTGGGCCGGCCCAAGGCCGAGTCCGCCCGGGACAGCATCAAGGAGGTGAACCCCAACACGGAGGTGATCCTGCACCAGGACCGGCTGGAGTCGGACAACGCGTTGGAGATCTTCGCCGACTACGACCTGATCCTGGACGGCACCGACAACTTCGCGACCCGCTACCTGGTCAACGACGCCGCCGTGCTGCTGAACAAGCCGTACGTGTGGGGTTCGATCTACCGCTTCGACGGACAGGTCAGCGTCTTCTGGAACGAGTACGGGCCGCAGTACCGCGACCTGTACCCCGAGCCGCCGCCGCCCGGGATGGTCCCCTCCTGCGCCGAGGGCGGCGTGCTGGGTGTGCTGTGCGCCTCCATCGGGTCGGTCATGGTGAACGAGGCCATCAAGCTGATCACCGGCATCGGTGACCCGCTGGTCGGCCGCCTGCTCATCTTCGACGCCCTGGAGATGACCTGGCGCGAGGTCAAGGTCCGCAAGGACCCCGACACCGAGCCGGTCACCGAGCTCATCGACTACGAGGCCTTCTGCGGGGCCGTGTCGGAGGAGGCCACCGAGGCCGCCGCCGGTTCCACGATCACCGCGGGCGAGCTCAAGGACCTGCTCGACAACAAGCCCGACGACGTCTTCCTCGTGGACGTGCGCGAGAAGAACGAGTGGGAGATCGTCAACATCCCGGGCGCGGTGCTCATCCCCAAGGGTGAGTTCCTCAACGGCAAGGCGCTGGAGCAGCTGCCGCAGGACAAGCGCATCGTCCTGCACTGCAAGTCCGGCGTGCGCTCGGCCGAGGCGCTGGCGGCCGTGCACGCCGCCGGGTTCGCCGACGCCGTGCACGTGGGCGGCGGCGTCCTCGCCTGGATCAACCAGGTGGACCCGAGCCTGCCCGTCTACTAG
- a CDS encoding SPW repeat protein: MREEARWTDLALVVVGLALALSYLWHGMLGFGGGSMLVLGVAAIVAAILSLTRPGAVSSEIAAVVIGTLAFILPWAVGFTHEPVAAWTAWILGAAIAGVGVYGLVMAARARRRDPELAWTQHVTQM, from the coding sequence ATGCGTGAGGAAGCACGCTGGACGGATCTGGCGCTGGTCGTCGTGGGGCTCGCACTGGCCCTGAGCTACCTGTGGCACGGGATGCTCGGCTTCGGCGGAGGCTCGATGCTGGTGCTCGGAGTGGCCGCCATCGTGGCCGCGATCCTGTCGCTCACCAGGCCCGGGGCCGTGTCGAGCGAGATCGCCGCGGTCGTCATCGGGACCCTGGCCTTCATCCTGCCGTGGGCGGTGGGGTTCACCCACGAGCCCGTGGCCGCCTGGACGGCATGGATCCTCGGCGCGGCCATCGCCGGAGTGGGCGTGTACGGCCTGGTCATGGCCGCCCGGGCCCGCCGCCGCGACCCCGAGCTGGCCTGGACCCAGCACGTCACCCAGATGTAG
- a CDS encoding ATP-dependent DNA helicase, with translation MEHPSYRLVRRAHQVQPPPVLDVNQQRVVDHEGGPLLVLAGPGTGKTTTIVEAVVDRVDWRGADPSRVLVLTFSRKAAQELRERITARLRRTTREPLALTFHSYAYSLIRREFQRMGDLPPRLLSGPEQLMEVRELLTGEFGDGADDWPERLRPALETRGFAEELRDFLMRAQERGLGPAELDRLGRERDRDDWTAAAGFLDRYTGRFDIAPVPTLNYAELVRVAANMLADPGVRARERAAHEIVFVDEYQDTDPAQEELLRALAGDGRDLIAVGDPDQSIYAFRGAEVGNILDFPHRFPTRERDPAPVVALRTCRRSGAGLLAASRALTRRLPAVPSPGGHVNEHRDLEPADGVPEGEVRVMLAESTTQEAAVIADTLRRAHLVDGVPWSDMAVLVRSSARQLPVLRRALTAASVPVVVGSDDIPVAAEPLVRPMLALIRYGLAPDRLDDEAARDLLTSPFGEADSVRLRRLLRALRRLDLDRAREGDGGYRPSSELLVDALRDPRELALVDPEVAAPATRVAAALRTVRTLAARGADAEQVLWELWRDSGLSDRLLRASLAGGRRGAVADRDLDAVVALFESAARYCDRLPPGAPAGFLEDLAAQEIPGDSLAERAPEGEAVRILTAHRSKGLEWDLVVVAGVQEGEWPDLRLRGSLLGVEELVDADVHAADSSGAALASKLLDEERRLFYVALTRARRTLVVTAVGGEDTDERPSRFLAEMGTGDPEPVNTGRRWLSLPALVADLRSVVTDLSAPEPLREAAAAHLARLAEEGVRGADPSEWYALTPFTDERPLAGEDARVRVSPSQVDSFTNCQLRWLLERAAGASSGDSASALGTVVHAVAVLVAQGSSADEIGERMDEIWSDLDFGGPWQSHKQRERADEMVRKLVAWDAANDRELVVTEEGFKVDVGGIEITGRVDRLERDDQGRAVVVDIKTGAAKADDLERHPQLGVYQMAVLKGAFAKLGLTEPGGASLVQVGEKIKAAREQPQPPLGEDPDPGWAQDLVREVATGMGGSRFTATRNKGCRSCAVRACCPVQDEGRHV, from the coding sequence GTGGAACATCCCAGCTACCGACTCGTCCGGCGCGCCCACCAGGTGCAGCCGCCACCCGTGCTGGACGTCAACCAGCAACGCGTGGTCGACCACGAGGGCGGTCCGCTCCTGGTTCTGGCCGGACCCGGGACCGGTAAGACCACCACCATCGTCGAGGCGGTCGTGGACCGCGTGGACTGGCGCGGCGCGGACCCGTCGCGGGTCCTCGTGCTGACCTTCAGCCGCAAGGCCGCCCAGGAGCTGCGCGAGCGCATCACCGCCCGGCTGCGCCGCACCACGCGCGAACCGCTCGCCCTGACCTTCCACAGCTACGCCTACTCCCTCATCCGCCGCGAGTTCCAGCGCATGGGCGACCTGCCGCCCCGACTGCTGTCCGGCCCCGAGCAGCTGATGGAGGTGCGCGAGCTCCTCACCGGGGAGTTCGGCGACGGCGCCGACGACTGGCCCGAGCGCCTGCGCCCGGCCCTGGAGACCCGCGGCTTCGCCGAGGAACTGCGCGACTTCCTCATGCGGGCGCAGGAACGCGGGCTCGGCCCGGCCGAACTCGACCGGCTCGGCCGCGAGCGCGACCGCGACGACTGGACGGCGGCCGCCGGTTTCCTGGACCGCTACACCGGGCGGTTCGACATCGCGCCCGTACCCACGCTCAACTACGCCGAACTCGTGCGGGTCGCCGCGAACATGCTCGCCGACCCCGGGGTGCGGGCCCGCGAGCGCGCCGCCCACGAGATCGTCTTCGTCGACGAGTACCAGGACACCGACCCCGCCCAGGAGGAACTCCTGCGCGCCCTGGCCGGGGACGGCCGGGACCTCATCGCCGTCGGCGACCCCGACCAGTCCATCTACGCCTTCCGCGGCGCCGAGGTCGGCAACATCCTCGACTTCCCGCACCGCTTCCCCACCCGGGAGCGCGACCCCGCACCGGTGGTGGCCCTGCGCACCTGCCGCCGAAGCGGCGCCGGGCTGTTGGCCGCCTCGCGCGCCCTCACCCGCCGCCTGCCCGCCGTCCCCTCTCCCGGCGGACACGTCAACGAGCACCGGGACCTGGAACCCGCCGACGGCGTACCCGAAGGCGAAGTGCGCGTCATGCTGGCGGAGAGCACCACCCAGGAGGCCGCGGTCATCGCCGACACCCTGCGCCGCGCCCACCTGGTCGACGGCGTGCCGTGGTCGGACATGGCCGTCCTGGTGCGCTCCTCCGCCCGCCAGCTGCCGGTCCTGCGCCGCGCGCTGACCGCCGCCTCGGTCCCCGTGGTCGTGGGCTCGGACGACATCCCGGTGGCCGCCGAGCCCCTCGTACGGCCCATGCTCGCCCTCATCCGCTACGGCCTGGCCCCCGACCGGCTCGACGACGAGGCCGCCCGCGACCTGCTCACCAGCCCCTTCGGCGAGGCGGACTCGGTGCGCCTGCGCCGCCTGCTGCGCGCCCTGCGCCGCCTGGACCTGGACCGTGCCCGCGAGGGCGACGGCGGCTACCGGCCCTCCTCCGAACTGCTCGTGGACGCCCTGCGCGACCCCCGCGAGCTGGCCCTGGTCGATCCCGAGGTCGCCGCGCCCGCCACCCGGGTGGCCGCCGCGCTGCGTACCGTGCGCACCCTCGCCGCCCGGGGCGCCGACGCCGAACAGGTCCTGTGGGAGCTGTGGCGCGACAGCGGGCTGTCCGACCGCCTGCTGCGCGCCAGTCTGGCCGGGGGCCGCCGGGGCGCCGTCGCCGACCGCGACCTCGACGCCGTGGTCGCGCTCTTCGAGAGCGCCGCCCGCTACTGCGACCGCCTGCCGCCCGGAGCGCCCGCCGGCTTCCTGGAGGACCTGGCCGCCCAGGAGATCCCCGGCGACAGCCTCGCCGAGCGCGCGCCCGAGGGCGAGGCGGTGCGCATCCTCACCGCGCACCGCTCCAAGGGCCTGGAGTGGGACCTGGTGGTCGTCGCCGGCGTCCAGGAGGGGGAGTGGCCCGACCTGCGGTTGCGCGGCTCCCTGCTCGGCGTCGAGGAACTCGTCGACGCCGACGTGCACGCCGCCGACTCCTCCGGGGCGGCGCTCGCCTCCAAGCTCCTGGACGAGGAGCGCCGACTGTTCTACGTGGCCCTCACCCGGGCCCGCCGCACGCTCGTGGTCACCGCCGTGGGCGGCGAGGACACCGACGAGCGCCCCTCCCGCTTCCTGGCGGAGATGGGCACGGGCGACCCCGAGCCGGTCAACACCGGCCGCCGCTGGCTGTCCCTTCCCGCGCTCGTGGCCGACCTGCGCTCGGTGGTCACCGACCTCTCGGCGCCCGAGCCCCTGCGGGAGGCGGCCGCCGCGCACCTGGCCCGCCTGGCCGAGGAGGGCGTGCGCGGTGCCGACCCCTCCGAGTGGTACGCGCTGACCCCCTTCACCGACGAGCGCCCCCTGGCGGGGGAGGACGCGCGCGTACGGGTCTCGCCCTCCCAGGTGGACAGCTTCACCAACTGCCAGCTGCGCTGGTTGCTGGAGCGCGCCGCGGGCGCCTCCTCCGGCGACTCCGCCTCCGCCCTGGGCACGGTCGTGCACGCCGTGGCAGTTCTCGTCGCGCAGGGCAGCAGCGCCGACGAGATCGGCGAGCGCATGGACGAGATCTGGTCCGACCTGGACTTCGGCGGGCCCTGGCAGTCCCACAAGCAGCGCGAGCGCGCCGACGAGATGGTCCGCAAGCTCGTCGCCTGGGACGCCGCCAACGACCGCGAACTCGTCGTGACCGAGGAGGGCTTCAAGGTCGACGTCGGCGGGATCGAGATCACCGGCCGGGTCGACCGCCTCGAACGCGACGACCAGGGCCGCGCCGTGGTCGTGGACATCAAGACCGGCGCCGCCAAGGCGGACGACCTGGAGCGCCACCCCCAGCTCGGGGTGTACCAGATGGCCGTGCTCAAGGGCGCCTTCGCCAAGCTCGGCCTCACCGAGCCCGGCGGTGCCTCGCTCGTCCAGGTCGGCGAGAAGATCAAGGCGGCGCGGGAACAGCCCCAACCGCCCCTGGGGGAGGACCCCGACCCCGGGTGGGCCCAGGACCTGGTGCGCGAGGTCGCCACCGGTATGGGAGGCTCCCGCTTCACCGCCACCCGCAACAAGGGCTGCAGGTCGTGCGCCGTGCGCGCCTGCTGCCCGGTCCAGGACGAGGGCCGACATGTCTGA
- a CDS encoding TetR/AcrR family transcriptional regulator: MTAPSDARARGTRLPRVRRRRQLLAAAQEVFVARGYHAAAMDEIADRAGVSKPVLYQHFPGKLELYLALLEEHSEELVQKQREALESTDDNRQRVIASFRAYFDFVAGDGEAFRLVFESDLRNLPAVREKSEHTFQRCAELIGDVIRQDTSISDEEAHLLSIGLVGMAETSARYWLNNYGAIPKEAAETLVARLAWRGISGWDLQRTSEEQGS; encoded by the coding sequence GTGACAGCTCCTTCAGACGCCCGCGCCCGGGGCACCCGCTTGCCCCGGGTCAGGCGCCGCCGCCAGCTCCTGGCCGCAGCTCAGGAGGTCTTCGTCGCCCGCGGTTACCACGCGGCCGCGATGGACGAGATCGCCGACCGCGCCGGGGTCAGCAAGCCCGTTCTGTACCAGCACTTCCCAGGCAAGCTGGAGCTCTACCTCGCGCTGTTGGAGGAGCACTCCGAGGAGCTGGTCCAAAAGCAGCGGGAGGCGTTGGAGAGCACCGACGACAACCGCCAGCGGGTGATCGCGAGCTTTCGCGCCTACTTCGACTTCGTGGCCGGTGACGGCGAGGCCTTCCGGCTCGTGTTCGAGTCGGACCTGCGCAACCTGCCCGCGGTGCGGGAGAAGAGCGAGCACACCTTCCAGCGCTGCGCGGAGCTGATCGGCGACGTGATCCGACAGGACACGAGCATCTCCGACGAGGAGGCGCACCTGCTGAGCATCGGGCTGGTCGGCATGGCCGAGACCAGCGCCCGCTACTGGCTCAACAACTACGGCGCCATACCGAAGGAGGCCGCCGAGACGCTGGTCGCCCGCCTGGCCTGGCGCGGCATCAGTGGTTGGGACCTGCAGCGCACGAGCGAGGAGCAGGGCTCCTAG